The genomic window CTAACGTGCAAACCGCAAGCATCACTTTAACGTGACAAGGGAGAGGCATGCAGCTATCGCAACATTTGCGAGATCCTCGTTCTTGACACTCGAATAATTTAACGTTCCTAAGAAGAGGTTAAAccttcatgctgcttcttcaAATTGATTTTAAGGGGCTGCTATAAATGGAGCATCAAAAATCTTCGGCAGGGCTACTCCGTGCGGAATATGCAAACTGCGAGCCAGAAGCATCCTAGCCCGATGTAATATCGTACATTGTGTGTTCCAGCACTTTTTTTGTTATTACGTAAAGGCTCCTGGAAACACCTTGGATATTTTAcattctcctttctctgctggAAGCAATCAGCACGCAGGAATCCTGACGTGGGCTCTGGGACTATAGGACATTCCAGCTCGTGATCCAGCACGGTTAATCGTGAAAAGTGTATACATTTCTGGCTTATCTATGCTTTGTTATGGGTCTGACGTGAGCTCACGTCCTCCTCCCCCCTCCTGCAATATTACTGGCAGAATTTCAGTTAAAAGTGTTATAGTATCACGGTGCGGGAACCCGTGATATTCAGACAGCAAAAATAACCTTAGTACCCGGCTATAAAAAGCTAATTaagcagaagaggaaaatcAAGAGAAACTCGAAAATGTAAGTACTCCCTCTCGTTAACAACCGAACATTTAACTTTGGAGCCTCAGAAGGGGAAATACCAAGCTGTTCTGCACGTTTTCGCTAAGCTTCATTTTCCACACAATGCAGAATAAAACGCTAGTTTAAAGCGGCTACGTTACCGAAGGATTTTCCATCGCTACGATCAGACTTATGTCCTTTAAATTCACGGCATGCACAAAAGAGCAACGTTTGTCCAAAACAGGCTGAAAATATACGGAACGATAGGGGGAAAAAGCATACAAATCCTTCCTCCGAAGCTAGCGACGTGGAAGTCTGAGAGGGCTGAGTGTGTTTGAGCTCGGATTGTTTAATAGAAAGATTTATATACTAACTGTATTATTTACTTTGGGAGGGGAGGTGGCAGTATAAGGGTATGCTAATTAgtgggagattttttgggggaagggGTGGAATATCAATTTTTATTGCATCACCTGTCAGGAGTGTCCAATCAGCGTTGGCTTTAGGGGAATTAATTGATGAAGGTGTCTCCGGACGAGCTCACTTCACTCTGTCATTTTATTTGTAGCTAAAGCAGCGGCGGGAATAGCAGctgcatttcttttctcttcctcccttcaCATTCCATTATCATAGTTTCCAATGGAAAAGCAGGGAATGAAAGGGAACAGGTACTGATCTTCAGCAACAACTTAGAGAAACACTTTGGCAAACCTGATTTTTAAGATTATATATTGATTGTAGTCtcacagtattttttaatttatttttttaaattttgtctaAAGTTTGGCACTTCATTCACCAGGAATAACAGCCTTTGTTATATTTTATTAGCAGGATGCCTTGAGACAAATACAGCATCTGGCTGaggattgtgtgtgtgtggctttttcttttttttttttttttttttttcatctgtctctctctctgcaaaTGCTGGGAATAATTTAATTCACGAAATGGGAGACCTGAAGTCGGGTTTTGAAGAGGTGGATGGCGTGAGGCTCGGCTACCTCATCATTAAAGGAAAGCAAATGTTTGCACTCTCCCAGGTTTTTACAGACCTGCTCAAAAACATCCCGCGAACTACCGTGCACAAGCGAATGGAtcatttaaaagtaaaaaaacatcACTGCGACTTGGAGGAGTTGAGGAAACTCAAAGCCATCAACTCCATCGCTTTCCACGCTGCCAAATGCACCCTGATCTCCAGAGAGGACGTGGAAGCCCTATACACATCCTGCAAAACCGAACGGGTTCTTAAAACGAAACGAAGGAAACTAAGCCGGGCGCTGTCTGCCACCGATCTCCGGCCGGAGCTCGCTCCCCCCGACCCCTTCTCCGGCTTCTGGAAGGAGAACAAACTTTGGCTGGGTCTGAGCGACTCTCCTCGGCCGCTGCTGCCCGTCCGGAGGAAAGCTCTGCGCCCGGGGGACACAGCCTTGCTACCGGCCGCTCATCTACCTCACATTTTTAGTAAATACACTGGCCACAGCTACCCAGAAATCGCTCGGGCGCCTTGCAAATCCCCCGTAAACTATGAAACGGCGCCGGCGGTGGGCGGCTGCGTGCCCCTGCGCTCCCGTCGCCCGCTCGCCgccgcggcgcggccccggctcccgaccgccggtcccccgcccctgcccgcccgctgccgccgccgccgccacggggcggccgccgccgccgtcaCGCTGGGCCCCCCCGGCGGCGCCCGccggcccctggccctgccccggccctgCCGGCCCCGTGGCGCCCCGCggctgccgctgccgctgccccgCGGCTTCGGGCCGCCCGCCTTCCCCGAGAGCGGCAGCAGCGACTCGGAGTCCAGCTGCTGCTCGGGCCGCGCCGCCCACGACTCGGACTGCGgctccagcctctccagctCCAGCGAGGGCAGctcggaggaggaggacgaggaggaggaggaggacgaggagggcAGCGGCGCCTCGGACTCTAGCGAGGGCAgctcggaggaggaggaggaggaggaagaggaggaggaagaggaggaggaggaggacagcaCCTCGGACTCCGACTCCAGCTCGGTCTCCAGCCAGGTTTCGGTGCAGAGCATCCGCTTCAGGCGCACCAGCTTTTGCAGCCCGCCCGGCGTGGTCCACGCCAACTTCTTGTACCATctggcggccgccgccgcctcccggcccccggccccggcgga from Agelaius phoeniceus isolate bAgePho1 chromosome 1, bAgePho1.hap1, whole genome shotgun sequence includes these protein-coding regions:
- the SKIDA1 gene encoding SKI/DACH domain-containing protein 1 translates to MGDLKSGFEEVDGVRLGYLIIKGKQMFALSQVFTDLLKNIPRTTVHKRMDHLKVKKHHCDLEELRKLKAINSIAFHAAKCTLISREDVEALYTSCKTERVLKTKRRKLSRALSATDLRPELAPPDPFSGFWKENKLWLGLSDSPRPLLPVRRKALRPGDTALLPAAHLPHIFSKYTGHSYPEIARAPCKSPVNYETAPAVGGCVPLRSRRPLAAAARPRLPTAGPPPLPARCRRRRHGAAAAAVTLGPPGGARRPLALPRPCRPRGAPRLPLPLPRGFGPPAFPESGSSDSESSCCSGRAAHDSDCGSSLSSSSEGSSEEEDEEEEEDEEGSGASDSSEGSSEEEEEEEEEEEEEEEEDSTSDSDSSSVSSQVSVQSIRFRRTSFCSPPGVVHANFLYHLAAAAASRPPAPAEPGGLPALRGAPGGVKPELPEEWGCPGWAPAAPALRCSGGLGSCFAEIRDDRVSELTFPHSEFSNNAKSTDLTINCVAKGASSPSPKTNNAFPQQRILREARKCLQATTTHRADNNTIAARFLNNDSSSAAANSEKDSKIPHCIEFATDLPSLQTDPAEDAASPGAAAAAELQCTDTGNKALPFLHSIKIKIEDSSANDEYEPDLTTHKLKCECNDTKDEFYGVTETNNQDALLTAKEDSACTEKETTSLNPLTQSQVLSCTLGTPKPEDGEYKFGARVRKNYRTLVLGKRPVLQTPPVKPNLKSARSPRPTGKIETHEGTLDDFTVNNRRKRVASNVASAVKRPFNFMANFPCPPSLIIGNDGDLLPAYSLNTTKDSQPPHKAHPVWKWQLGGSAIPLPPSHKFRKFN